The segment GACGCACCTCGCGCGCCCTCACGCTCACGGAGCCGGTGGGCCCGCGCGCCTACCGCGCGGTCCCGATCCTCGGCCGGATCGCCGCCGGCTCGCCGCTCCTCGCCGAGGAGAACCGGGAGGGCGAGCTGCCGGTCGCGGCGTCGGCCCTCGCCGACCGCGGCGAGGACGTGTTCGCGCTCCGCGTCCGCGGCCAGAGCATGATCGACGCCCACATCGTGGACGGCGACCTCGTCCTGGTCCGCCGTCAGGACACGGCCCAGCCCAACGACATCGTCGTCGCCCTGCTCGAGTCCGAGGCGGGAGGCGACGCCGAGGCCACCGTGAAGCGCTACCTGCGCGACGGCCAGCGCGTCGTGCTGAAGCCGGAGAACGCGGCGATGAAGCCGATCGTCGTGGACCCGGCCGCGCGCCAGGTGAGGATCCTCGGCAAGGTCATCGGAGTGCTTCGCGGGTTCTGAGTCAGGAGGCTTCCATGCATTCCCACGCCGTCACGTACACGCTTCTCCATCGCCGGAGCACCCGCGCCTTTTTTTTGGCGCCGACCACTCAACACGTGGGGAGTCGACGAGTCGTCCTCGAGGTGGCGCGCGCGCTCATGGCGCTCGCGGCGCTCACTGGCTGGGCCGGCGTCTGTCTCCTTCTCGCGGGTTAGGCGGGGGGACGTGGGTGCGCTCGTACACCTTCGCGCCCAGGAAGAGGTCGAAGAGCCCGCCGTCGATCCGGCCGGCCCGGCGCTCGGCGGCGAGGATG is part of the Candidatus Methylomirabilota bacterium genome and harbors:
- the lexA gene encoding transcriptional repressor LexA → MRELTMKQREVLEFMRGFQARHGAPPTVREIAHRFKVTPRAAFDHLRALERKGALQRRPSAGRTSRALTLTEPVGPRAYRAVPILGRIAAGSPLLAEENREGELPVAASALADRGEDVFALRVRGQSMIDAHIVDGDLVLVRRQDTAQPNDIVVALLESEAGGDAEATVKRYLRDGQRVVLKPENAAMKPIVVDPAARQVRILGKVIGVLRGF